From the genome of Chitinispirillales bacterium ANBcel5, one region includes:
- a CDS encoding DUF1957 domain-containing protein → MEENWFYEALTETYIPLLVMFRNLQNDTIQFRLTMSLTPTLCSMLNDSFLQQRYIRHIKKLISLAEKEVKRTRYNALQNENAKLYLDKFKMCYHLFENIWQRDLIREFRTLQDAGLLEIITCCATHGYLPNMQDNEPAVKAQIKVGVESYIKNFGCHPRGIWLPECGYYPGLEKFLFKEGLKFFFVDTHGLLLANPQPRYGVYAPLYCSEAPVAAFGRDAESSRSVWSAQQGYPGHPAYRDFYRDIGFELEMDYISPYIDPIGLRIHTGIKYHRVTDIHSEKKEYYNRQEALNTAAQHAGNFMFNRQLQIQHLTTLMDRPPLIVSPYDAELFGHWWYEGPEWLNYLIRRSQCEQNSYEFITPSDYLSLFEENQVSEPSFSSWGEGGYSYVWLNETNSWIYHHIHQIENIMTECASQNPQVKGVKRRILNQMARELLLSQSSDWAFIMKTGTMVHYAQKRTKEHIANFLTLYEYLKKKTVDENCLSFLEQKNNIFAEIDYNIYCRQNVAGG, encoded by the coding sequence TTGGAAGAGAATTGGTTCTATGAAGCGCTTACAGAAACATACATTCCACTGCTTGTAATGTTTAGAAATCTCCAAAATGATACTATTCAGTTTCGATTAACGATGTCCCTTACTCCAACACTTTGCAGTATGCTTAATGACTCTTTTTTGCAACAAAGGTATATAAGACATATAAAAAAGCTTATATCGCTTGCAGAAAAAGAGGTAAAAAGAACCAGGTATAACGCTCTGCAAAACGAAAATGCTAAGCTGTATTTAGATAAGTTTAAGATGTGCTACCATCTCTTTGAAAACATATGGCAAAGAGATCTTATCAGGGAATTCAGAACACTTCAGGATGCAGGGCTGCTTGAAATTATCACCTGTTGTGCTACCCATGGCTACTTACCTAACATGCAGGACAACGAACCTGCTGTAAAAGCACAGATAAAAGTTGGTGTAGAATCTTACATCAAAAATTTCGGATGTCATCCCAGAGGTATCTGGCTTCCGGAATGTGGCTATTATCCAGGTTTGGAGAAGTTTCTTTTTAAAGAGGGTTTAAAATTCTTTTTCGTTGACACCCATGGCCTGCTACTTGCAAACCCACAGCCAAGATATGGAGTATACGCACCCCTCTACTGCTCAGAGGCACCTGTAGCGGCTTTTGGCAGAGATGCGGAATCATCACGCTCTGTCTGGAGCGCCCAGCAAGGATATCCGGGGCATCCCGCTTACCGTGATTTTTACCGGGATATTGGTTTTGAACTGGAAATGGATTATATCTCCCCCTATATTGATCCTATCGGCCTAAGAATTCACACCGGTATCAAATATCACAGGGTGACAGATATACATTCAGAAAAAAAAGAATATTACAATCGTCAGGAAGCATTAAATACGGCTGCCCAACATGCCGGCAATTTCATGTTTAACAGACAATTGCAAATACAACATCTTACCACCTTAATGGACAGACCTCCCCTGATTGTCTCACCCTATGATGCAGAACTTTTTGGTCACTGGTGGTACGAGGGGCCGGAATGGCTAAACTATCTTATCAGAAGAAGTCAATGCGAACAAAACTCCTATGAATTTATTACCCCTTCAGATTACCTTTCCCTTTTTGAAGAAAACCAGGTAAGTGAACCCTCTTTCTCCAGTTGGGGTGAAGGTGGGTACTCTTATGTATGGCTTAATGAAACAAATAGTTGGATTTACCATCATATTCATCAAATTGAAAATATAATGACTGAGTGTGCAAGCCAAAATCCACAAGTAAAGGGTGTAAAAAGAAGGATTTTAAACCAGATGGCACGGGAACTGCTTCTTTCTCAATCAAGTGACTGGGCGTTCATAATGAAAACTGGTACTATGGTTCACTATGCCCAAAAACGCACAAAAGAACACATTGCAAACTTTCTTACTCTGTATGAATATTTGAAGAAAAAAACGGTAGATGAGAATTGTCTTTCTTTTCTCGAACAAAAAAACAATATATTTGCAGAAATAGACTATAACATATACTGTCGCCAGAATGTGGCAGGAGGATAG
- a CDS encoding tetratricopeptide repeat protein has translation MNIVSIQKKKHRTIIKYFLPFFLLLIDGSFASDPPLPAGIHALALESIEYLFNNNHPDAEQKAQIIIDTYPQHPAGYFFMAAAIDKWTDYFRSSQREDHFYRYSDLAIEKGEKILEKNPNDPIAQFFVGGANGLKGTYEFKKERWITAFRYGWKGVSVFMNIEQPNGNLIDVQYGIGSYHYWRSAMMRVLWWMPGVEDRRDEGIRMLQKVSQKGIYSKVYASVELINIYMNERRYNDALQVSNQMLKKFPNAHDFQWGKAEALYALERFTEAQDVYKKILNRLLQESRRNYYYEVQCRLKLAKTHNALMQYTQAVKQCDHISDMQLSNEISRRVSNILSEAQRERRLAQRALSK, from the coding sequence ATGAATATCGTTTCTATTCAGAAAAAAAAGCATCGCACGATAATTAAATATTTCCTGCCATTTTTCCTACTTTTAATAGATGGGTCGTTCGCTTCAGATCCACCTCTGCCTGCTGGTATTCATGCTTTGGCCTTGGAAAGTATTGAATACCTTTTTAATAACAATCATCCAGATGCTGAACAGAAAGCACAAATAATTATTGATACTTATCCTCAACACCCGGCAGGATATTTTTTCATGGCTGCTGCAATCGATAAGTGGACCGATTATTTCAGAAGTTCTCAAAGAGAGGATCACTTTTACAGGTACAGTGATTTAGCTATAGAAAAGGGTGAAAAAATTTTAGAAAAAAATCCAAATGATCCAATAGCACAATTTTTCGTAGGTGGAGCTAATGGATTAAAAGGAACTTACGAATTTAAAAAAGAGCGCTGGATAACTGCTTTTCGCTATGGGTGGAAAGGTGTGTCAGTGTTTATGAATATAGAACAACCTAACGGAAACTTGATTGATGTACAGTATGGTATAGGTTCCTATCATTACTGGAGAAGTGCAATGATGCGGGTACTTTGGTGGATGCCTGGAGTTGAGGATAGGAGGGATGAAGGTATTCGCATGCTTCAAAAAGTAAGTCAAAAGGGCATATATTCAAAAGTGTACGCATCTGTTGAACTTATCAATATCTATATGAACGAAAGACGCTATAACGATGCATTACAAGTCTCAAATCAGATGCTTAAAAAGTTTCCTAATGCACATGATTTCCAGTGGGGAAAAGCTGAGGCCTTGTATGCTCTGGAGCGTTTCACTGAAGCACAAGACGTGTATAAAAAGATTCTTAACAGACTCCTTCAGGAATCACGAAGAAACTACTACTATGAAGTACAGTGCAGATTAAAACTTGCAAAAACACATAACGCTCTTATGCAGTATACTCAAGCTGTTAAACAATGTGATCATATATCTGATATGCAATTATCAAATGAAATAAGCAGAAGAGTTAGCAACATTCTCTCAGAAGCCCAGAGAGAAAGACGTTTAGCTCAAAGAGCTTTGTCAAAATAG